The DNA sequence GATGCTCCTGCCTTAGCAAAAAGCGATGTTGGCATAGCTATGGGAACAGGAACTGATATTGCTATAGAAAGCGCTTCTATAACTTTAGTAAAAGGTGATTTACATGGTATTGTAAAAGCTCATAACTTAAGTGAAAAAGTCATGAAAAACATCAAACAAAATCTCTTTTTTGCACTTTTTTATAACAGTATTGGCGTACCCATAGCTGCTGGTATATTATATCCTTTTTTCGGCATTTTACTATCTCCCATGATTGCAGCTTTAGCTATGAGTTTTAGCTCTGTTTCAGTAATTACAAATGCTTTAAGGTTAAAAAACACTCAAATAAATTAAACAATGAAAAACATACTATACATACTCATATGGTTTCCTGTCCTAATTTTTTCACAAGAAAAAATTAGCGGCATGATTATGGAAGCAAACAACAACCAACATCTTGGATTGCCTGGCGCCAATGTATATTGGCTGGGAACTACCGTAGGAACTACAACTGATATAGACGGAAAATTTACGCTTTCATATAAAAATGAATATGAAAAACTAATAATTAGCTATGTAGGATTTAAAACCGATACACTTACAATTTCAGACCCCTCAAAAATGGTGCATCATTTACTAAAAACCACAAGCGAACTTAATGAAGTAACACTTACATCTAGAAAACAAGCCACTGCCAAATCATATTTACAAGCTCAAAATACTTTTACCGTAACGAGTGATGAATTATTGAAGGCGGCATGTTGCAATCTTGCAGAGAGTTTTGAAACCAATCCGTCAATTGATGTTAATTTTGCTGATGCTGTTACTGGAACCAAGCAAATTAAAATGCTAGGACTTAATAGTCCGTATATTTTAATTGCTACCGAAAATATCCCATCCATTCGAGGTGCCTCACAAGCATTTGGGCTTACCTTTATTCCTGGAACTTGGGTAGAAAGTATTCAAATAACAAAAGGTGCTGGTAGTGTTGTTAATGGTTACGAAAGTATTGCAGGACAAATAAACGCAGAATTAGTAAAACCTTTAACAGATAATAAATTATTTGTAAATCTTTATGGTGCAAGTAGCGAGCGTTTAGAATTAAACACGCACCTTAACACTAAAGTAAGTGACAAATGGCATACAGGTTTGTACTTACACGGCAATACCCATAATGGCGAGCATGATGTTAATGACGATGGTTTTTTAGATATGCCAAAATTCAATCAAATAAATATTATGAATCGTTGGCAATATATAGATACCGAAAAAGGCTTTGTTAGTTTTATTAATTTAAAGTTTTTAAATGATGAAAAACAAACTGGCCAACTTAATTTTAACCCAAAAACAGACAAGTTAACAACAAATGCTTGGGGAAGTGAAATCCTAACTAAGCGCTATGAAATCTCAACAAAATTTGGCTATGTAAATCCAGAAGTCCCTTGGCAAAAAATTGGAGTGCAAGCCGCATTTAGTAACCACAAACAAGAGTCTTACTTTGGATTAAATCAATATAACATTACTCAAAATAGTTTATACACGAATGCTATTTACAACACTATCATTAGCGATTCTAGACATAAAATAAAAACGGGTTTAGATTTTACCTACGATCATTATGATGAATTTCTTGATGTTCCAAACCTCGCTTCAGATTATGAAAGAACAGAACGTTCTGTTGGTTCATTTTTCGAATATAATTTTGATAATTTAAACAACTTAAATCTTACTGCAGGAATACGTGCTGATACTCACAATTTATTAGGAACCTTTGTAACCCCTCGGTTTCA is a window from the Pseudalgibacter alginicilyticus genome containing:
- a CDS encoding TonB-dependent receptor, producing the protein MKNILYILIWFPVLIFSQEKISGMIMEANNNQHLGLPGANVYWLGTTVGTTTDIDGKFTLSYKNEYEKLIISYVGFKTDTLTISDPSKMVHHLLKTTSELNEVTLTSRKQATAKSYLQAQNTFTVTSDELLKAACCNLAESFETNPSIDVNFADAVTGTKQIKMLGLNSPYILIATENIPSIRGASQAFGLTFIPGTWVESIQITKGAGSVVNGYESIAGQINAELVKPLTDNKLFVNLYGASSERLELNTHLNTKVSDKWHTGLYLHGNTHNGEHDVNDDGFLDMPKFNQINIMNRWQYIDTEKGFVSFINLKFLNDEKQTGQLNFNPKTDKLTTNAWGSEILTKRYEISTKFGYVNPEVPWQKIGVQAAFSNHKQESYFGLNQYNITQNSLYTNAIYNTIISDSRHKIKTGLDFTYDHYDEFLDVPNLASDYERTERSVGSFFEYNFDNLNNLNLTAGIRADTHNLLGTFVTPRFHMRYTPWEKSAIRASFGRGKRSANIFAENQNMFASSRTINILNTTGNIYGLDPEIAWNYGLSYLQGFNLFNRKADITLDYYKTDFKNKIVVDYENPQEVNFYNLDGVSYANSFQIELNYNVFEHFDLRTAYKYYDIKTQYNSGKLSNPLIPKHRFFANAAYETPIKNNGHWKFDTTFNWLGEQRFSSTLANPSTYQLSEKTPTVTTLNAQVTKVFSEKFEVYLGGENITNVRQDNPILDAKNPFGSNFDTTFVYGPIFGSMYYAGLRFKIN